A region of the Apium graveolens cultivar Ventura chromosome 6, ASM990537v1, whole genome shotgun sequence genome:
tggatcataattgcgtaagtgaccagtacggacggtccagcggagggttATTTCTAAGtaccatatggaatattatgacacaatttttgccacaggcaggtatattgccttttatttgagtactcgtgtttttggggtcacgtttctacgaatcatgaccttgtggtatcacacgggctgatcagcatgtgatagtatgtccgtcggagaatgatcctaatctaaattatcatatcgtttttgatattcatagaataaataatttatcaactatttctgttttggaataatggtgaaatgcagttttgattcagattctaaTTTATGccgatacttacgttgttgttaaatatcaaaggtggtattagtatagatgattgatgttgacttcagtatgagtgttgtgagcatcaaagttcgtattgatatctaatttgatatgacaacaaaataagtattaatttgaagagttcggttttgagtaaagtttatgattcaatccataatcattgtttcttggtattattatttacgatatttccgtaaacactgttttactagttttattctcgtcaagattcaaagtattgctgaagcatttcgctcaaaaatatcaaaatggttttgaatacaattaaagaatcaattatgggattcttcaactaaaattttatgattcagcaattataattttaaatgttctgctctaatgcagatgtcggttttatatcaaaacgagcctatattcgctataatgatcttgttgagcatttctttcgctcatacttttctgttttcaaatttaacctccagtaaggattagcttgcgctgtttagctgcgaaattcgaggaagcaaagaaaaagctcttggaaggtggttggtccagggtttgcgggctagtgtaagttttattgtataaagttgtttatattatattatattatagttgcattattttatagttgggcctagtatacttcttttcgaagttatactagggggtttaaCTTTGAGTtcggaatttgttgaaaagagttttaaaagaaagtgaaaatttatttgtggaatttgtatttcttgtttctagaactgtaaccttaaaagatcttgtattagtttggggtcatagatgataaatatcttccgctggcatttatttattgatttaacaggttattttggattgaggtttcatagtgacgaccaaatcccttgaccccggatttggaggcgTTACAATAAAGAATCGGTCTCCTACTTCTCATGACTCCAAAGCccatcctaattcagagacttgtccaccaagtctcctaaccctggtcctattcaaggactcccaacatctatataagagAGCTCACCCCACAGATTAGAACtatattttttggcttgattctctaattacagatatacgtaggcatctcgtaaaggcggAGTTAAGATACGAAACACGatagcagccattaaaggccttgaactcccgaaccttagtaatatatacagcaattaatatatcctaatttttaattcataacaagtatcataaaataattatttgaATGTGAGGTTTTTCATGTATTCacacttaatttatattttttaactATCTCACGAGATCAtaattttattttcaattttaagaatatttgtaTTTAATATGTTAAAGTGATCCAGAAATAAAATAACTaattattattttgagaattgtatatgttataaaattttaaataatatatctcgataaattaataaattattaatatattcataaattaataaattattaatattttcataaattaataaattattaatttattaatatattattatttcaattaattaataatttttaataatttcaaaaataaaaaatattaatttatcgAGGTTTTAGTGGACCTGATAATAATAAACTTCGGCACCAATCATAACTCATAAGCAAACTCCGGGACCGAGCCACGTATACCAATTCTGCACTGCTGCTAAAAGTACTACAGCCAAATGTAGAGCCAGTTTGTTTAACCCACTGTACCGCATATAATTTATAGGGAAATTCTCGACCGTACTTTCTTATAATTGGTTTTTTTAAATGGtatataaaatagttttgatTTCCGGATGATATCATTCTATTATTATATCATTCTATATTATACCTCTATTGTTAACTTCCTCTAGTCAGATGTTATAGTTTTGGTATTATTAGAAGAGTCAATATTAGAAGAGTACCATTGAAATTTTTTTCGATTTAAATCGAAAGCCGAATTAAATAAccttttagaaaaaaaatatattaaaaactAGTCCATGAGTATCTGTATTTAAATGAGGACCAATCTTAAAATAAGAAACGAGGCTCACttctaatattttatttttttgaaaatttgaaCTGTTCATTTAGataatacataaataaataattatgtgTATGCCTGAAATAGAGAAATAAGAAGATGTACTCGGATGGAAACAAATTGAAACAAATAAGATCTTTATTTACTTCGTCAAAGATAATACTCGATTTTGGAATCATAATTACAGTCAATTTGTTTCTCCCCGATTTTTTTTATCAGTTATCATTCATTTTAACCTAACCCCGACTTTAACAACATTTGATTTAATTTAATTTGTATGtttaaattttcagaataatataattaaaaaaattataatgatatattTAAGAGAAATTATTAATAGTACCattttataattgatttttttCCAAATAATACCCAAATATAACATTTGATTAACGGAGATTAACGATAGAGGTACCGTACAAAATGACATAATACTCGAATGATACTATCTGGaaatcaaaattattttgtgCACCATTTAAAAAAGTCAATTCTACGAGGGTACCATACAGAATTTTCCTAATTTATATTTGGGCCGGAAGTGGCACATTTTGTCAGCCGACCGAGTCATTGATTTACTGTCTTGCCGATTTGAGGTGAAAAAAAACATAATATAAAAGGGCACGAATATATTCCAAGATGTTTTTTTGGTGCGTTTTATGAAATCAATTAAAGTAAAAGTATGCTAAAAATTCAAAAAGAGAAAGCAGGTGATCAGGAATCAGTGCTGATATGTTTTTATGACGATAATACtacttatattttatttatttcttaattatcagaaaatattttttaaattaataattacgGTCATCGATGAATCTGTAAAATAGGTTAGCAACTTATCAATTTATCACAGAAGAAATTAATGGTGAAGAAAAATCGATATATGCTGGCTAGGAACGAAAATGAGTCAAATTGTTCGTAAACTACTCAAATTCGGctcataaaaaaattaaatttaactCAAAAATAATTGTCGAGCTCGAACTCGAGCTTGGCGAATTTTTAACCGATCTGAGCTCGAATTTCAAATTATTCGGCTCGTAAATTTCGCGAGCCTTGTCAAACCTCTATTATctttaaattttttatcataaatataattttatataaatatttaatattttatatatattatttatttattatcgAATTCGAGCCGATTTGAGTCGAACCGAACATATTTTGAGTTTTTGTTGATATTTAGTGAAATTAATTCGATTTTTCGAACTGAACTCGAGCATACTAAACTTTTTATGAACCGAGTTTCAGACTTAAAATTAAAGACTCGGTCGAGTTCGAATACGAGCCCAAATTATTTTAATAGAGTTTCAGCCGAGTCTGACAGTGACATTGTTCGACTCGACTCGGCTCAATTACACCAAGCAAGTTAAAATACCAAGCAAGCAAGTTAAAATACAAACCATTGCAATAAATTTTATAGCAATTACCTTTATCAAATTAATACCATACTCTATTATTTTTACAAAGAAATCTATTATATTTCAactcaatatattttattaatttttagaTTTTACAATAATCCAGCCCTCGAGGAGTTGGATTAAAGAACAAGTCAACTAAAACCCTCCTTAAACCCTAACAACCGCCATTGTTAGGGTGTAAGTTCTCCAAGTCAATTCTCTCTCCCTCTACAATCTTTCTCCAATCAAATCAAAACCCATCTCTATAATCCCAAACCAAAACACCCCATCTTCTCAGATCTCACAAAACCCTAGCAAATCAATGGCAAATTCAACGGAACAAAAGCCCTCAACTCGTCACTACCACCCTTATCAAAGCCTCAACACCCCAATTCACAAGCTTTACGAGCTACCCACTTCGCCTGAGTATCTTTTCCACGAAGAAGCCGCGGCTCAGCGACGCTCTTGGAGCGAGAATCTGCAGTATTATACCGGGTCGGGTTATTTAACCGGAGCTATATTGGGGGGTTTGAAAGGGACAGTTGAGGGGATCAATTCTGCGGAGAGAGGAGAGTCTTTGAAGCTTAGGATTAATCGGGTTTTGAATTCGGGTGGGCATACGGGTCGGAAATTTGGGAATACTCTTGGTGTTATTGGGCTGCTTTTTTCGGGGTTGGAGAGTACTGCTTTGCATTACAGGGGGACTGATGATTTGTTTAATAGTGTGGTGGCTGGGTTAGGGACTGGAGCGATTTTCCGCGCTACGAGAGGAGCTAAGTCTGCTGTGCTTGCGGGTGCTATTGGTGGATTGGCTGCTGGTGCTGCTGGGATTGGTAAGCAGGCACTTAAGCGTTATGTTCCGATTTAATTTTAGTAATGTGGATTCAGTCTTTATTGTTGGTTTAGGGAGGTTTGATCATGGTTTTTGTTTTTGTTATGGTGACTGAATTTGTTTACTTGTGTCAACACTTGTCATGGATTTTTAATGGAAATACTTAGCATAAGTTAATGGAAATTTTAAATTGTTGGTAGTATTTGAAAGTGTATTGATATTATATATAACTTTGATTAAATCATGTGTTACTGCTAATGAAGTTTCAACTAAGTTAaaattttgcaccttatattTGTTGGATTGTCTTTGTTCTTGAAATTTGATGATCTGGATGTGATTTTGTATTGGTGTTTGTGATTAAAGATTGATTTTTGCTTTATGGTTTTGGCCCGGAGTTTACAAAAATGTTAATATTTCCGGGATTTATGTCATTCTTTAAGCCAGTTTAAATTTTGGATGGACATTAAAACGTTCATTTTCAAAATTTCGCATCTAATTTGTAATTTTGCATGGTCATGCAATTATAAAGTTGAACAGAACAGAGATTAACCATTGTAAATTTGTAACTACGAACTACAATAGCTAAGTTGAAAATTTGCAAATCTCTTGCCACAATTTTTGACACAATCAGTCGAAATTTTACTCATTGGATTGAATGCCAAGTAGAGTTATCATATAGATAATGAGTCACCGGCCTTCTGATAAATTATGGTTTGCTGCTTCGCTAAGAACTGATGACAATATAGTATGTCTGCTTTGCTAAGAACTGATGACAATATAGTATGTCATGATCATGTCCTCCCTGTTTTCAAGCACAATTTGAAGGTCAAATATGTATAAAAAAAATGTCTGAATTAATAACTGGTTGAATGTTTCAGATACAATACAACATTACAGAAAGATAGAATAGTGCTTTGAGGGCacttttctcttttctttttgctGATAAATTTAACTAACATAAATAGAACAAGAATATATCTATAGAAGTTgcattttatttttgtttttttgtaCTAATCTTTCTAGTGTATAGAAATATATCTCACTTATAACAAGACTAATACATATGGCGctatactctctctctctcttataaATCAGCAAGCTCAACCATTTAGAAAAAAACTTCAATCAAATAAACTACCACCTGGACCAGACTTCTCTTCTACCAAAACTGAGTTCCAGGTCAAGTAAACTGCAAATGCAACTCCGCGATATACCAAAACTGAGTTTTCTAGTTTAGAGATTTGTGAAATGCAACCTGCATAGGTTCAAAACACTATGTTATAAAGTGCTCTTAAAGAGGGAGATTATCTATAATACAGATGCATGTATACGACAATGCAAGGTAAACATATTATCTAAAAATATCTGTTAATTTTTAATCCAAACACGCTGGTTAGATGAGCAGGTTACATAAATAAGGACATACAAATTCAAAAGGAAAGAAATGAACTCGACGGTGGTTGGATAAGCCAACTAGTTTCCGGTGATCAAttgggtatatatatatatatatacatgcgaGTACATAAAAATTCTGAAGGAAAGAAATGAACTAGATGTTGAATGATGGTGATGCCTGTGCCAATGCAGTTTTATAAGTTATAACTGCAATTATTTAAGTTATAATCCCTTGAGATAAATTGTGTCTACTGACCCGCATTCATATATGAGACTTTTTTATATATGTGTCCACGTCTGAAAAACTTATAACAGTGGAACCAAAACTTGAATGTTTCACTGCTCTACACGTACACATACATAACATAGATTGTGATAGGCTAATAGGTCAAAATGGCAAGGTCAAGGAAATGAGAGATAACACGTTCACAACTGTTTATGGGATCATTTAAACATAATTCCATAAATAACCACCACCAGTGTGGTTACTGTTCTTATTTCCTAGTTGTGTGAGCAAGTATGCAGAAACCCCCAAGTAAGATGTCGAATCTAGTGGATCTTCTATATATGCAATAAATGCTTAAAGTAATAAGCTTCTAAATACATACCGAAGTCGAAGTTTTAAGCAATTCCCTGATGGCCATGGTTGCATAGCAAGAAGAAGGAAGAGTAAAGCTCATTTTAATAGCCTTCTGTTCTTCATGAGAACTAGGAAGAGACTCTTGGTTATGCAATTTTGCTTTCATGTTATTTTCTGGTTCATCTGTATCTGTTGGTACTATGACATCATTTCTAACACTCTGTATATTGCAGTTGTTTTGATGTTTCACCACCTCCTTTGCGTGGTCCATATCTTCTTTGACCAAGTTTCTGTTAACATCCAAGTCTGTCTCTGCTAGTGGTATATTTTCATCTATATACGAGAGCATTTCCCTATTCAAGAGAAATTAAAGGTGGTGACACCCTAGTAAGAACAGCACAGAAAGGAAATCCAATAAAAAGGAGCATTAGAGAAAACCAGGCATACCATTTGAAGTCCTGTGGTTTCTGAAATACTGTTCTATAAGCTCCAGTCATGCTCGTGATTGAGAACTCCCTAGCAAAACATTAGCATATGTTTATCCTCCCAAAAACGAAGGGCATATACTTGGTCGAACAAGTATATGGGGATAATTTTAAAAACCCCTTCCGAAAAAAATAAAGGGATGTGCAATTGTGCATTAAAAGCCGTGGCCAATAATGTCCGTGAATAGTGGAGCCAAAACAGAAACAATATGAACAAGTAAAATGTTTCAGTGACCTACTTGATACCATGTGAGCTTTCTTGCAAGTTGACATCATCCTGAAACAATGAAAACAAACAAAATCCGAACATGCATCTTTACCAGCTAGAACACTTAATAtttcaaaaacaaataaaaaaaatttacaAAGACAGTAGGAAACAAACTTGATTGCATTTAACCAACCATTTTACTGGGGGGTTGTTAGAACATGTATTGGAAGGGTGTGCAATGGTGTAATATGTACATACAATAAGAAaggaataaataatcaaatattGAACTGGCCGGTGGCCTAATGGGGGGCCACCACCCTGAAAATGAGATTATCAATTCAAGGATTCGTGGCTTAATTTGCCAAGATGAGCCTTCTCTAGTACAGTAATAGTTTAGATGACCATGTGCATTATATTGGTGGTattcaaaaaaatataatatatgattTCATCCAATTTGTTTTCTTTTTTTAGTCATTGGACGTTAATTTACTCAAAATAATGACATTATTTACAAAACCAAAAACTGAACTGAACACAAAGGAACCGTCTTTTTCCCCCCTAAATAACTATACCTTTTTTTCCTATTGTTTATTATCCCGAGTTATCTCTCTTTACCTTTATACTTTGTAAGGAATTATTTAAgacattttatatatgtttttaaTTTTACATTTTGGGTTCGATTAAAGTCAAAATGTTCCACTACCAATAaatcttattctctctctctttaATCAAAAATGTTTATccaaattaaaaatttaatagaTAAATAGCTCAAATAAAATTTCCGAAattttacaaattaaaatattaagGTCTCGTTTGGTACAGTGTAACCCAACTAACCTGAAGTACCTGGGAAGATAATTGGATTACAGATTTTGGTTGGTTCTGCAACTTTTGAAATGGATAATGTTACTTGTACTTCCCAGGTATTTAAGGTTATTACCTAGTCTACCCACCCATTGTCACTGACTCGCTATGAGTTAAGTTGTGTTGTTAGACatcttttatatttttatattctGTGATGTGGATTTTCATTCTCTTCTTTAGTTGATAATGACAACTTTAATATTTTTCCCATTattaaagaagatgtatatgttcTAATAATACACTCAAATATTTGTGTTTTTAATTTTGATTTCTAtctttttttattcttttttctATCAATATGGTTGGTTAAAATGAATCAACTTTACACATTTTTCTATGTAACAATTTGTAATTGTTCGTAATAAATTTTGTATATATCTTTACAATagttctttattatttttatctaTCTTTATGATAATTGATAATGCACATATTATCTTTAATTAGCACATATAAATATAGTTTTTATGTAGTATATCTATAATAGTTTGTAGAttaacttttcacttaatttctgtatttatttttattaaaaataaattatattggAAATTGGTAATTAATTATAACCATATGTAATATGTTGGTGGAAGTTACATAATGATAACCAAACACGTATTTTGATAAACCTGGGAAGTTGTAATTTGGTTCCAACTTCCAAGGAACTTTAATATACAATTTTTTTTGTATTGAATATTGTTGTTTAGTTTATATATTACTCAactttatttaaatattttagagaAATAGCAATTATAGTATACATATATTAATGTATATacaaaaaattattataaaaaagcCTAAATTTCAATAATTTTACAAATAATCTTCTAATCATACGATATacatttatatttattatataagATAATAATATTCTTAGAGCAGAGTAATTTTAGGAGAAAGAAATGGTCTACCTTCTTTGTTAAATCATGATAAACTTCGCCGATATCATTCAGTGGATACATTACCCTTGACCTGTCATTTTAAAGCTTTAAGAACACTGGAGTCTCACTAGCTGTTCATAACTGATCAGTCAAAATAAAAGTGGTAAGAAACAAGTTAATGTCCTTTTTTCCTCACCCAGGCAGCGGAAGTACAACATCCTCAACTGTATAATTACCAGCAAGTAAATCTTCCTCAGTTATAGCCTGCAAAGAGGAAGACAAATATATTGGAATATACAAGAGAGAATAACGTGGTCCAACACATAAGAGAGATGCATAAATCAAGAGATATGTTATTGGCGCACTGAAATCATATACTTCTGCAGATTGAAGTATGAAATATGATCTTATCTTACCTTAAATGGATCATAGACAATCTGCTGCTGCGTAAGTCTATATGCCATACTGGtgtattttccgaaaattaaTAATTACACATTGTCTGGACTCACCTTCCAACCTTCTTTTGAATGACACAGACCAAAAGCTCAATACAGATGGGTCAAGCATAATTCAAAAATACTAAGACCATCTCCAACCCAACTTCAAATTTGTACTTTAACACCATTTAAGTGTAAAAATTTTCTTCAACCCAACTCTAAATCTTACACCATTTTGGTGTTGCACTAAAAGTTACACCAAATTTGGCGTCACACCAAATTTTTAGAGTTTTTATTAATGCAAACATTACCCTTGTTCTCCTTACCAAAAACAAAATTATTCCTTTTGTATCCTACTAACTTTATTACGTTTATACTTTATTTTGTACTCTAGTAATAAAATAACATATATAGTACAAGAATGATGTAAGATTTAGTGTATGTGGGTTGGAGATGAAGATGAAAATAGTGTAACTTTTACACCATTTTGGTGTAGATTTCACACCAAAATAGTGTGATgcattggagatgctctaagagTATATTGTCTGGACATGCCAAAGCCAAAGCCAAAACATGAAACGTTAAATTTATgtttctttcttcttttcaagGAAAAATCTTTTTTGTGTTTTCAAATATTGAGGTATACAAGACTCGGATGAAAAGTTTCGAGTTTTAAACTCGATTTACAACAACATATGGATCTAAAATGGAATTACGtgtaataaatattaaatttacGTTAAGAAACATGCAGATTCATCTTACTCCAAATCTCTTGAACTAGATATAGATGGAAGTATGCACAACCCATCAGCTGCttgatatattttgttttatctTATCTATATTTCTAAAGATATGCCAACAAAATCTTGTAAACATGAAAACTCTTTTATCTTCCTAACTAATAACCTAGTGGAcctattttatattattttgacAATAACCCAGTGGACCtaatttattcatttattttacATAAACCCAGTGGGCCTAACAATTTTTCTTCTTCACAAGTGATCAGATCCTATCTACACACTTAAAACTGAAAGACTCAAATgataattttcgaaattaaacCCGAAGCATAAGTTCATTTCTTCTACATCACTACATGTAAAAGATATAGTTGTAAATTTGTTGGAAGGGGTATGCAGCTCAGGTACAGAATGCTAACCTTCACTAGGGTACTTTTAACTTCTGCTGGAGTTGTAATGGGTATGTCATCCAGATGGCTACAATCGTATGTATCGTTGCAAATATCATCTTCAAAATCAGTATTGAAGAGTGCATTTACTTTTTCTTCTGTTTCTTTCCCACTATGCTCTTCTTTGCAATGTACTAGATCTCCCAACACAACTTGGTCACTTCCTGCAGAAGGTGAAACGGTCAACAGATATACTTAAATAATAACCGATTACTGCTGTCAAAAGTACCAAATCCTGAAGAAGACAGAGTGCATGCAACCACTTTGATAGATGAAGTAGTAACAGGTACTTTCTTAATAAGAAAGACAATAAAAGAGGGCGTACCATATTTTTGCACTCTTCTGCTAGCTGCATGATTCCATAAATAGCTTTGATAACTATGTACATACCTGAAGAGTAAATAATTCCTTACATATTTACGATGTAACTACCAAATAAGCACAATAGATCATCTGATAATTGTCCATCTCTTTTACACATTGGATAGCCTTATTTTGAATGTAAATCTTCAATCATATAGGCATTGGTAGAGATTAGCAAGTAAATCCTTATGTCGATGATGTAATCACCTAATTAGGGCAATAAATCAACTGATACTGAATTTCAGGTGATAGTCTGCTAAAAACTACTTACTGGATCATGGTCAGAAACAGTAATGAGTAGCTCACTTTCACTTGTCACAATTCAGATTGCGGGAAAAACTACTTTTAACGTAGGTGTCAGGTCATGTATGAATGATTACATTGCGAAGAGATACCTGTTTGTTGATTTATTAAGCTAGAATAGCATATGCTTTATAATTATATACAATTTATTGCTTTCGAAAACCAGTAGCTTAAATATCTCAAATAATGTCATGTTAACAAATATAACATGTGATATGAAAATCATAAAACTACGACCATTTAGTTTGAACTACGACTTTGTGCAAGGTGATTTACAATTAGTAATAGGAAAAGAACAACATATAAGTAACATAGTAAACATAATTTTTCTGTAAATGAGAGTACTTACATCATTCTCAAAGTCCTAGGTATAGCCTTCAAAGCGAGTAAGTAGTTCCTGGGGCTTTTCTTTAAACACTGTAGCTGTAACAATCCAAACATGATTGAGTCATGCACTATACCAAAATCTACAAGCAGTAAATTTAACCAAATGTGACAATAATCGCAACGCCCCCCAGTTGTCTTTATAGTGAGATTAAAAAAGAGGTGGGGTGGAGAACTCAAAACCCACTGTATGCCAGTGGATTAAAAATTGTGCCACACTGATTCTGTCCAAATTTAATTTGGGAAGGACCAGGGTTCATGACTAACTTCTAAAGCTATGAGATCGTAAATTGTCTTCCTAACCCTAACAACTTATTTAGGGCGCATAACCTTCAGCATTTCTATACTTCCAAGTTTTACCAGAAGATCCACCAAAAGTGCAAGTGATATGAACTGAAAATGTACATCTGAGATTAGGGTGAAGGACTGAGAGAGAAGAGATATCAAAAAATAAAATGGTCTGGCCAAGTTATGAGGGTTGAAGAAGTAGGCGGTACATTTTGAAGTGTGGAGAAATTACAACTCTGATAACCTGTCGAGTGTTGAGTTGTAAGATAGGTATTCA
Encoded here:
- the LOC141668887 gene encoding mitochondrial import inner membrane translocase subunit TIM23-2-like; translated protein: MANSTEQKPSTRHYHPYQSLNTPIHKLYELPTSPEYLFHEEAAAQRRSWSENLQYYTGSGYLTGAILGGLKGTVEGINSAERGESLKLRINRVLNSGGHTGRKFGNTLGVIGLLFSGLESTALHYRGTDDLFNSVVAGLGTGAIFRATRGAKSAVLAGAIGGLAAGAAGIGKQALKRYVPI
- the LOC141667735 gene encoding multisubstrate pseudouridine synthase 7-like; amino-acid sequence: MLMHFVQRFGSGSVPTHVIGAALFRGEWKAAVNMILDPREGERENIREVREYYKESDDIEGTLRQLPRYLVAERAILQCLKKSPRNYLLALKAIPRTLRMMYVHSYQSYLWNHAASRRVQKYGSDQVVLGDLVHCKEEHSGKETEEKVNALFNTDFEDDICNDTYDCSHLDDIPITTPAEVKSTLVKAITEEDLLAGNYTVEDVVLPLPGSRVMYPLNDIGEVYHDLTKKDDVNLQESSHGIKEFSITSMTGAYRTVFQKPQDFKWEMLSYIDENIPLAETDLDVNRNLVKEDMDHAKEVVKHQNNCNIQSVRNDVIVPTDTDEPENNMKAKLHNQESLPSSHEEQKAIKMSFTLPSSCYATMAIRELLKTSTSVAFHKSLN